A stretch of the Enterobacter mori genome encodes the following:
- a CDS encoding MurR/RpiR family transcriptional regulator: MTTQPEVLSRIEATFSQLTPSEKRVASWMLAHAAQIPFETAESVALITGTSGITVGRFLRKLGYRNLDDAKKSLRDPYQPWGMNERLDSWQQQQPLSDRVQHSLSLEIDAITQVYQLAQSEVFRQVVHQLARADAVFVLGIQSTRGIANAFFSHLEYLRPRVSYSEGLSGSWVESLNSGFANPYVVLTDTRAYSAIARQYCRVASEKGIPMALITDIWCPWARDYPIDLLQVKTDTGHFWDSLAPVSCLFNLLLSGVVEALGEALPERLAVNRQLQQEFGQFER, from the coding sequence ATGACGACACAACCCGAAGTGCTGAGCCGTATCGAAGCGACCTTCAGTCAGCTCACGCCAAGCGAAAAGCGAGTGGCGAGCTGGATGCTGGCGCACGCCGCGCAGATCCCCTTTGAAACGGCAGAAAGCGTGGCGCTGATTACCGGGACCAGCGGGATCACCGTCGGGCGTTTCCTGCGCAAGCTGGGCTACCGCAATCTTGACGATGCCAAAAAAAGCCTGCGCGACCCTTATCAGCCCTGGGGCATGAACGAGCGCCTTGACTCGTGGCAGCAGCAGCAACCGCTGTCGGACCGCGTTCAGCATTCGCTTTCACTGGAAATCGACGCGATTACGCAGGTATACCAGCTGGCGCAAAGCGAGGTCTTCAGACAGGTAGTCCATCAGCTTGCCCGTGCAGACGCGGTATTTGTGCTGGGTATTCAGTCAACGCGCGGGATCGCCAATGCATTCTTCAGCCATCTGGAATATCTGCGCCCGCGCGTGAGCTACTCAGAAGGGTTATCTGGCAGTTGGGTGGAGTCCCTGAACTCCGGGTTTGCGAACCCCTATGTGGTGCTGACCGATACCCGTGCCTACTCCGCTATCGCCCGTCAGTACTGTCGCGTCGCGAGTGAAAAAGGCATTCCGATGGCGCTCATTACCGATATCTGGTGTCCATGGGCGCGGGATTACCCCATCGATTTGCTGCAGGTGAAAACCGATACCGGGCACTTCTGGGATTCACTTGCCCCCGTCAGTTGCCTGTTCAACCTGCTGCTCTCGGGCGTAGTGGAAGCACTGGGTGAAGCGCTGCCGGAACGCCTCGCGGTAAACCGTCAGCTACAACAAGAGTTTGGTCAATTCGAACGCTAA
- a CDS encoding SDR family oxidoreductase, whose translation MNTTLAGKIALVTGGSTGIGLATAQELAAQGAKVYITGRRQAELDAAVANVGAAAVGIRADVSSLADLDRIYAQIAQEAGHLDILFANAGGGDMLPLGAITEEQFDRIFGTNVRGVLFTVQKALPLLVTGSSIILTGSTVSVKGTANFSVYSASKAAVRNFARSWALDLQGRGIRVNVVSPGPVKTPGLGDLVPEAQRQGLYDALAAQVPLGRLGAPGEVGKAVAFLASDAASFINAVELFVDGGMAQI comes from the coding sequence ATGAACACAACACTCGCAGGAAAAATTGCACTGGTAACCGGCGGCAGCACAGGTATTGGTCTGGCAACCGCGCAGGAGCTGGCGGCACAGGGTGCCAAAGTTTATATCACCGGTCGCCGCCAGGCTGAGCTGGATGCCGCCGTGGCCAACGTCGGTGCCGCTGCTGTGGGTATCCGTGCAGACGTCTCTTCACTTGCCGATCTCGACCGGATCTACGCCCAAATTGCGCAGGAAGCAGGTCATCTGGATATCCTGTTTGCTAACGCAGGCGGCGGGGACATGCTGCCGCTCGGGGCCATTACCGAAGAGCAGTTTGACCGGATCTTCGGCACCAACGTGCGGGGCGTACTGTTTACGGTACAAAAAGCGCTGCCGCTGTTGGTCACCGGTTCATCCATTATCCTTACGGGATCGACCGTGTCGGTGAAAGGGACCGCCAACTTCAGCGTGTACAGCGCAAGTAAAGCCGCCGTGCGTAACTTTGCCCGCTCCTGGGCACTGGATTTGCAGGGGCGGGGCATTCGCGTCAACGTCGTCAGCCCTGGTCCAGTCAAAACTCCGGGACTGGGTGACCTGGTACCGGAAGCGCAGCGCCAGGGGTTATATGACGCACTGGCCGCTCAGGTTCCGCTGGGACGCTTAGGGGCTCCAGGAGAAGTCGGAAAAGCGGTGGCGTTTCTGGCCTCCGATGCGGCCAGCTTTATTAACGCTGTCGAACTGTTTGTCGATGGCGGGATGGCGCAAATCTAA
- a CDS encoding ABC transporter ATP-binding protein, whose amino-acid sequence MSDSVLAIEDLHLSFPIFRGDVHALNHVSLEIKRGEIVGVVGESGSGKSVTAMLAMRLLPEGSYHIHHGKVTLLGEDVLNATEKQLRQWRGAKVAMIFQEPMTALNPTRRIGKQMVEVIRQHQPLSRREAQQKAINLLEEMQIPDAARVMERYPFELSGGMRQRVMIALAFSCEPELIVADEPTTALDVTVQLQVLRLLKHKARASGTSVLFISHDMAVVSQLCDRMYVMYAGSVIESGATQTLIHHPVHPYSIGLLQCAPENGQPRDVLPAIPGTVPNLSQLPRGCAFRERCFAAGAKCGETPRLMPHGAEGQQAACWYLQQEAHHV is encoded by the coding sequence ATGAGTGATTCCGTTTTAGCGATAGAAGATTTACACCTGAGCTTCCCGATTTTTCGCGGTGACGTTCATGCGCTTAACCACGTCTCGCTGGAGATCAAACGTGGGGAGATCGTCGGCGTGGTGGGCGAATCCGGTTCGGGTAAATCGGTGACGGCGATGCTGGCGATGCGCCTGCTGCCGGAAGGCAGTTACCATATTCATCACGGAAAGGTCACTCTGCTGGGTGAAGACGTGCTGAACGCCACGGAAAAACAGCTTCGCCAGTGGCGCGGCGCGAAGGTGGCGATGATTTTTCAGGAGCCGATGACGGCGCTCAATCCCACCCGGCGCATCGGAAAACAGATGGTGGAGGTGATCCGCCAGCATCAGCCGCTCTCCCGGCGGGAGGCGCAGCAAAAAGCCATCAACCTGCTGGAGGAGATGCAAATTCCCGATGCGGCCAGAGTGATGGAGCGCTATCCGTTTGAGCTTTCCGGCGGCATGCGTCAGCGGGTGATGATTGCCCTTGCCTTCTCCTGCGAGCCGGAGCTGATCGTTGCGGATGAGCCAACCACCGCGCTGGATGTGACCGTCCAGCTGCAGGTGCTGCGGTTACTGAAGCATAAAGCACGCGCCAGCGGTACCTCGGTACTGTTTATTAGCCACGATATGGCGGTGGTGTCGCAGCTTTGTGACCGGATGTACGTGATGTATGCAGGGAGCGTGATAGAGAGCGGTGCCACGCAGACGTTAATTCATCATCCCGTTCATCCCTATTCCATCGGCCTGCTGCAGTGCGCACCGGAAAACGGCCAACCTCGCGATGTTCTTCCCGCCATTCCAGGTACGGTACCCAACCTTAGCCAGCTTCCGCGCGGGTGCGCATTTCGCGAGCGCTGTTTTGCCGCAGGCGCGAAATGCGGCGAAACGCCTCGCCTGATGCCCCATGGTGCTGAAGGTCAACAGGCGGCATGCTGGTATCTGCAACAGGAGGCACACCATGTCTGA
- a CDS encoding alpha/beta hydrolase: protein MANWPWRVSVRLIAFAKKCILVLGIILFVLLAVRVYLSQQGPELHRWHTWRADEMSVQEMDKANFAQYLARENAIFNALEKEVTATTEAEEQTPLNRYNRQSLVWPGQFSPDANRSFVLMPEGKPRGAVVLLHGLTDSPYSVKHLAVNYQQHGFVAVVPRLPGHGTAPGALTDVDWEMWLAATRLAVREATRLAGDAVPLHLVGYSNGGALAMKYALDALDAPTLRKPQQLVLLSPMIGVTAFARFAGFAGLPAMLPAFAKAAWLNIAPEYNPYKYNSFPVNAARQSWLLTQALQQQLSHDAQNHRLAQLAPAIAFQSIMDSTVSTRAVVTELFDQLPANGSELVVFDINQAASFRPLFKPSSWTALADLLPVAKRRYSVTVVTNRRTNSNDTVAKITPAESTRETVVPLSTSYPQEVYSLSHVAIPFPPEDDLYGRHPEVKNRYGISLGTIALWGETSVLSVGKDALMRVTSNPFYDYMQERINRRIDGH, encoded by the coding sequence ATGGCGAATTGGCCCTGGCGTGTCAGCGTGCGGCTGATCGCGTTCGCAAAGAAATGTATCCTGGTATTGGGGATTATTCTGTTTGTACTGCTCGCCGTGCGGGTTTATCTCTCGCAGCAGGGCCCGGAACTCCACCGCTGGCACACCTGGCGCGCGGATGAAATGTCTGTACAAGAGATGGACAAGGCAAATTTCGCCCAGTACCTGGCCCGCGAAAACGCCATTTTCAACGCGCTTGAAAAAGAGGTGACGGCCACAACGGAAGCAGAAGAGCAGACCCCCCTCAATCGCTACAACCGCCAGAGCCTGGTGTGGCCCGGACAGTTTTCACCCGATGCCAACCGTTCATTTGTGCTGATGCCGGAAGGGAAGCCGCGCGGGGCGGTGGTGCTGCTCCACGGACTGACGGATTCGCCTTACAGCGTAAAACACCTTGCAGTTAACTATCAGCAGCACGGCTTTGTCGCCGTCGTTCCGCGCCTGCCCGGTCATGGCACCGCGCCCGGTGCGTTAACGGATGTCGACTGGGAGATGTGGCTGGCGGCAACCCGGCTTGCCGTACGTGAAGCGACGCGTCTGGCGGGTGATGCGGTGCCGCTGCACCTGGTGGGGTATTCCAACGGCGGGGCACTGGCCATGAAGTATGCCCTTGATGCGCTCGACGCCCCGACGTTGCGTAAACCTCAGCAACTGGTTCTGCTGTCACCCATGATTGGCGTCACGGCATTCGCCCGTTTTGCCGGATTCGCCGGGTTACCCGCGATGTTACCGGCATTTGCCAAAGCCGCGTGGCTCAACATTGCCCCAGAATATAACCCTTACAAATATAATTCGTTTCCGGTAAATGCGGCGCGACAGTCGTGGTTACTGACGCAGGCGTTGCAGCAGCAGCTTAGCCACGATGCACAGAACCACCGCCTCGCCCAGCTCGCGCCTGCGATTGCGTTTCAGTCCATCATGGATTCTACGGTCAGTACACGGGCGGTGGTGACGGAGCTGTTTGACCAGCTTCCGGCAAACGGCAGTGAACTGGTGGTATTTGATATCAACCAGGCGGCAAGTTTCCGCCCGTTGTTTAAACCCTCCTCATGGACAGCGCTTGCCGATCTCCTGCCTGTGGCAAAAAGACGTTACAGTGTCACTGTGGTAACCAACCGCAGGACAAACAGTAATGACACGGTTGCTAAGATTACGCCTGCAGAGAGTACGCGTGAAACGGTCGTTCCGCTTTCCACTTCGTATCCACAAGAGGTCTATTCTCTCTCGCATGTGGCCATCCCGTTTCCTCCCGAAGATGACCTGTATGGCCGTCATCCGGAGGTCAAAAACCGCTATGGCATCAGCCTGGGGACCATTGCGCTGTGGGGTGAGACTTCGGTTCTTAGCGTTGGGAAGGATGCGCTCATGCGTGTCACGTCGAATCCATTTTACGACTACATGCAGGAGCGGATTAACAGGCGCATCGACGGGCATTAA
- the ddpX gene encoding D-alanyl-D-alanine dipeptidase: MSDEYQLVDVAKTFPALHIDLKYATADNITGRPIYQEARCLLHTDAATALAKSIGIATLAGLKLVVYDAYRPQEAQAQLWDACPNPEYVVDVAIGSNHSRGTAIDVTLMDERGNVLDMGAGFDEMHDRSHPYHPSVPPQAQRNRLLLNAIMFGGGFVGISSEWWHFELPNAAGYPLLDDQFPCFSTTHAAR, translated from the coding sequence ATGTCCGACGAGTATCAACTGGTTGATGTGGCGAAGACGTTTCCCGCGCTGCATATCGATCTTAAATACGCCACCGCTGACAACATCACCGGCAGGCCGATTTATCAGGAAGCGCGGTGCTTGCTGCATACCGATGCGGCTACCGCGTTAGCGAAATCAATCGGTATTGCTACCCTGGCAGGACTGAAACTGGTGGTCTATGACGCCTACCGCCCACAAGAAGCTCAGGCGCAGCTGTGGGATGCCTGTCCGAACCCGGAATACGTGGTTGATGTGGCCATTGGCTCGAACCACAGCCGGGGGACCGCCATCGACGTCACCTTGATGGATGAACGGGGTAACGTGCTGGATATGGGCGCCGGGTTTGACGAAATGCACGACCGCTCGCATCCGTATCACCCTTCCGTACCGCCGCAGGCACAGCGCAACCGCCTGCTGCTCAACGCCATTATGTTTGGCGGCGGATTCGTGGGCATCAGCAGCGAATGGTGGCATTTCGAGCTGCCAAACGCCGCGGGCTACCCGCTGTTAGACGATCAATTCCCCTGTTTTTCGACCACACACGCTGCACGTTAA
- the ddpC gene encoding D,D-dipeptide ABC transporter permease: MMLTQETSVPVKPAKQRINWAKLFWMLRQSPLTLIGGVIMLLMLALMVTSPWIVPHDPNALDLTARLQAPSAQHWFGTDEVGRDLFSRVLIGSQQSITAGLAVVAIAGGIGSLLGCLSGVLGGRGDAIIMRIMDIMLSIPSLVLTMALAAALGPSLFNAMLAIAIVRIPFYVRLARGQTLVVRQFTYVQAARTFGASRWHLISWHILRNALPPLIVQASLDIGSAILMAATLGFIGLGAQQPTAEWGAMVAVGRNYVLDQWWYCAFPGAAILITAVGFNLFGDGLRDLLDPKSGGKQ, translated from the coding sequence ATGATGTTAACCCAGGAAACATCCGTCCCCGTAAAACCCGCGAAACAGCGCATCAACTGGGCAAAGCTGTTCTGGATGCTGCGCCAAAGCCCGCTCACGCTGATTGGCGGCGTGATTATGCTGCTGATGCTGGCGCTAATGGTGACATCACCGTGGATCGTACCGCACGACCCTAACGCGCTCGACCTGACCGCACGCCTGCAGGCACCGTCTGCGCAACACTGGTTTGGCACCGATGAAGTGGGCCGCGATCTGTTCAGCCGGGTGCTGATTGGCAGCCAGCAATCCATTACCGCAGGGTTAGCCGTAGTGGCGATCGCGGGCGGTATTGGCTCGCTGCTCGGCTGTTTGTCCGGCGTGCTGGGCGGACGCGGTGACGCTATTATCATGCGGATCATGGACATTATGCTCTCCATCCCTTCGCTGGTGCTGACGATGGCGCTGGCCGCCGCGCTCGGCCCGAGCCTGTTTAACGCCATGCTGGCGATTGCGATTGTGCGCATTCCGTTTTATGTCCGTCTGGCGCGGGGGCAAACGCTGGTGGTGCGCCAGTTTACCTATGTGCAGGCCGCACGCACCTTTGGCGCTTCGCGATGGCACTTGATCAGCTGGCACATCCTGCGCAACGCCCTGCCGCCGCTGATTGTGCAGGCCTCGCTGGATATCGGTAGCGCGATCCTGATGGCCGCCACGCTGGGCTTCATTGGTTTAGGCGCGCAGCAGCCCACCGCCGAATGGGGTGCGATGGTCGCCGTTGGCCGCAACTACGTGCTTGACCAGTGGTGGTACTGCGCCTTTCCGGGCGCGGCGATTCTGATCACCGCCGTCGGTTTTAACCTGTTTGGCGATGGGCTCCGCGACCTGCTGGATCCGAAATCGGGAGGAAAACAGTGA
- a CDS encoding ABC transporter permease — translation MTFWSILRQRCWGLILVVAGVCIITFVISHMIPGDPARLLAGDRASDEMVQSIRQQLGLDQPLWVQFGRYVDALAHGDLGTSIRTGRPVAEDLKAFFPATLELAFCSLLLALVIGVPLGILSAVYRNRWLDHLVRLMAMTGISTPAFWLGLGVIVLFYGQLQILPGGGRLDDWLDPPAHVTGFYLLDALLEGNGEVFFNALQHLILPSLTLAFVHLGIVARQVRSAMLEQLSEDYIRTARASGLPGWYIVLRYALPNAMIPSITVLGLALGDLLYGAVLTETVFAWPGMGAWVVTSIQALDFPAVMGFAVVVSLAYVFVNLVVDLLYLWIDPRIGRGGAE, via the coding sequence ATGACGTTCTGGAGCATTTTGCGCCAGCGCTGCTGGGGGTTAATCCTGGTGGTGGCCGGTGTCTGTATTATTACGTTTGTTATTTCACACATGATCCCCGGCGATCCGGCCCGCCTGCTGGCCGGTGACCGCGCCAGCGACGAAATGGTCCAGAGCATCCGCCAGCAGCTGGGGCTGGACCAGCCGCTCTGGGTCCAGTTTGGTCGCTACGTAGACGCGCTGGCGCACGGTGATTTAGGCACCTCCATCCGCACGGGGCGGCCGGTGGCGGAAGATTTGAAGGCCTTTTTTCCCGCCACGCTGGAACTGGCCTTTTGCTCCCTGCTGCTGGCGCTGGTGATTGGCGTGCCGCTGGGCATTTTATCCGCGGTCTATCGTAACCGCTGGCTGGATCATCTGGTGCGGCTGATGGCGATGACCGGCATTTCCACGCCCGCGTTTTGGCTGGGTCTGGGGGTGATTGTGCTGTTTTACGGACAGCTGCAGATCCTGCCCGGCGGCGGCAGGCTGGACGACTGGCTCGATCCGCCCGCGCACGTGACTGGGTTTTACCTGCTGGATGCGCTACTGGAGGGCAACGGCGAGGTGTTCTTCAATGCGCTGCAGCACCTGATTTTACCCTCGCTAACCCTGGCGTTTGTTCACCTTGGCATTGTGGCGCGACAGGTACGCTCGGCAATGCTGGAGCAGCTCAGCGAGGATTACATCCGCACCGCCCGCGCCAGCGGCCTGCCGGGCTGGTACATCGTCCTGCGCTATGCTCTGCCCAATGCGATGATCCCGTCGATTACCGTGCTCGGGCTGGCGCTGGGCGATCTGCTTTACGGTGCGGTGCTGACCGAAACCGTCTTTGCCTGGCCGGGAATGGGTGCCTGGGTGGTGACCTCTATTCAGGCGCTGGATTTTCCGGCTGTAATGGGCTTTGCGGTGGTGGTATCGCTGGCGTATGTCTTCGTCAATCTGGTGGTGGATCTGCTTTATCTGTGGATTGACCCACGAATCGGGCGCGGAGGTGCCGAATGA
- a CDS encoding ABC transporter substrate-binding protein, with protein MKKTLLTTLIAATLALTSTAALAAVPKDMLVIGKAADPQTLDPAVTIDNNDWTVTYPSYQRLVKYKPGTTEVEGDLSTGWKASDDQREWTFTLTDNARFSDGTPVTAEAVKLSFERLLKIGQGPSEAFPKDLKIDAVDAHTVKFTLSQPFAPFLYTLANDGASIINPAALKANAADDARGFLAQNTAGSGPFMLKSWQKGQQLVLVPNPHWQGNKPHFKRVSVKIIGESASRRLQLSRGDLDIADALPVDQLSALKQEGKVTVAEYPSLRVTYLYLNNSKAPMNQADLRRAVSWATDYQGMVKGILSGNGKQMRGPIPDGMWGYDATAMQYSFDEAKAKAALEKVKDKPASLTFLYSDNDPNWEPIALSTQASLGKLGINVKLEKLANATMRDRVGKGDYDIAIGNWSPDFADPYMFMNYWFESDKKGLPGNRSFYENKEVDALLQAALKTTDQAERTKDYQQAQNVVIDEAAYVYLFQKNYQLAMNKEVKGFTFNPMLEQVFNIATMSK; from the coding sequence ATGAAAAAAACGCTTCTGACCACGCTGATCGCCGCTACGCTGGCGTTAACTTCTACCGCTGCACTGGCAGCCGTCCCCAAAGATATGCTGGTGATTGGCAAGGCGGCCGACCCGCAAACTCTCGACCCGGCGGTGACGATTGATAACAACGACTGGACGGTCACCTACCCGTCCTACCAACGTCTGGTGAAGTACAAGCCGGGCACGACCGAGGTAGAAGGCGATCTGTCGACGGGCTGGAAAGCGTCCGACGACCAGAGAGAGTGGACATTTACCCTGACGGACAACGCCCGATTCTCCGACGGTACGCCGGTCACCGCCGAGGCGGTCAAGCTATCCTTCGAACGCCTGCTTAAAATCGGTCAGGGTCCGTCGGAAGCTTTCCCGAAAGATCTCAAGATTGATGCGGTCGATGCGCACACGGTGAAATTTACCCTCAGTCAGCCGTTTGCCCCGTTCCTCTATACGCTGGCGAACGACGGTGCCTCCATCATTAACCCGGCAGCCCTGAAAGCCAATGCCGCCGACGATGCACGCGGTTTTCTGGCACAGAACACGGCGGGATCTGGCCCGTTTATGCTGAAAAGCTGGCAGAAAGGCCAGCAGCTGGTGCTGGTACCGAACCCACACTGGCAGGGCAACAAGCCGCACTTTAAGCGCGTGTCAGTGAAGATCATTGGCGAGAGCGCATCGCGCCGCCTGCAGCTTTCCCGTGGCGATCTGGACATCGCCGATGCTCTGCCGGTGGATCAGCTTTCCGCCCTCAAGCAGGAAGGCAAAGTGACCGTCGCGGAATACCCGTCCCTGCGCGTGACCTATCTCTATCTTAACAACAGCAAAGCGCCGATGAACCAGGCTGATTTACGCCGGGCAGTCTCCTGGGCGACGGACTATCAGGGGATGGTGAAAGGTATTCTGAGCGGCAACGGCAAACAGATGCGCGGCCCGATCCCGGACGGCATGTGGGGCTATGACGCCACCGCCATGCAGTACAGCTTTGACGAGGCCAAAGCCAAAGCGGCGCTGGAAAAAGTGAAAGATAAACCCGCCAGCCTGACGTTCCTCTATTCCGACAACGATCCGAACTGGGAGCCGATTGCCCTCTCCACCCAGGCGAGCCTCGGCAAGCTCGGGATTAACGTCAAGCTGGAGAAACTGGCCAACGCCACCATGCGCGACCGCGTGGGCAAAGGCGATTACGACATTGCCATCGGCAACTGGAGCCCGGACTTTGCCGACCCGTATATGTTCATGAACTACTGGTTCGAATCGGACAAGAAAGGGCTGCCGGGCAACCGCTCGTTCTATGAGAACAAAGAGGTCGATGCCCTGCTTCAGGCGGCGCTGAAAACCACTGACCAGGCCGAGCGCACCAAAGATTACCAGCAGGCGCAAAACGTGGTGATTGACGAGGCGGCCTACGTTTATCTGTTCCAGAAAAACTACCAGCTGGCGATGAACAAAGAGGTCAAAGGCTTCACCTTTAATCCGATGCTTGAGCAGGTGTTCAACATCGCCACCATGAGCAAGTAG
- a CDS encoding diguanylate phosphodiesterase, with translation MLTTLIYRSQLNLSCSSAELSALVEKARIRNTGENITGILLSNGSEILQILEGKEESVVKLFHKIREDKRHAGVVELMRDYGPRRRFDNVGMLLFDLQIQSQKEVLESVLHYSKLESYLTSDDRVFKFIQSFITGNKSTSSGSHYEPEKWTLSRESTSFSPALGLFADQPCQFALQPIVEPSEGKISSFEALIRGNDGGSPEHFFNALDPDKIYEVDLQTKAYAFALAEKLRIGSHKIAVNLLPMSLVNVPGAVEFLVEQIYRYGLQPEQVIIEVTENEMISGFNKFNSAIKQLRAEGIGLAIDDFGSGYAGLSLLTRFQPDKIKIDREIVSNIHLSGPKQAIVRSIISCCTDLEISLVAEGIEKLEEWFWLESAGIRRFQGFLFARPQLNGVSDINWPHMTR, from the coding sequence GTGCTTACTACCCTTATTTATCGAAGCCAGTTGAATTTATCCTGCAGCTCTGCGGAGCTCAGCGCGCTGGTTGAAAAGGCCAGGATCCGTAATACGGGGGAGAACATCACCGGTATTCTTCTCTCAAACGGAAGCGAAATTCTGCAAATCCTCGAAGGGAAGGAGGAGAGCGTGGTGAAACTCTTCCATAAGATCCGTGAAGATAAACGGCATGCAGGCGTGGTGGAGCTCATGCGTGATTACGGTCCGCGCCGACGTTTCGACAACGTCGGTATGCTGCTGTTTGATCTGCAAATCCAGTCGCAGAAAGAGGTTCTGGAATCGGTTCTGCATTACAGCAAGCTCGAGAGTTATCTGACATCTGACGATCGGGTGTTCAAATTTATCCAGTCGTTTATCACCGGCAATAAATCGACATCGTCTGGCTCACACTACGAACCGGAGAAATGGACGCTTTCCCGCGAGAGCACCTCTTTTAGTCCCGCCCTGGGGCTGTTTGCCGATCAACCCTGCCAGTTTGCCCTTCAGCCGATTGTCGAGCCCTCGGAAGGCAAAATTAGCTCTTTTGAAGCGCTGATTCGCGGAAATGACGGCGGAAGCCCGGAGCATTTCTTCAATGCTCTCGATCCGGATAAGATTTACGAGGTCGATCTGCAAACCAAAGCCTATGCCTTTGCGCTGGCCGAAAAACTGAGGATCGGGAGTCACAAAATTGCAGTGAACCTGCTGCCAATGTCGCTGGTGAATGTGCCTGGCGCGGTTGAGTTTCTGGTTGAACAGATTTACAGGTACGGTTTACAGCCTGAACAGGTCATCATCGAAGTGACCGAAAACGAGATGATTTCCGGTTTCAATAAGTTTAACAGCGCCATTAAACAGCTGCGTGCAGAAGGGATTGGTCTGGCCATCGACGATTTTGGCTCTGGCTATGCCGGACTTTCTCTGCTGACCCGGTTCCAGCCGGATAAGATTAAAATCGACCGGGAGATTGTCAGCAATATTCACCTGAGCGGTCCGAAGCAGGCGATTGTGCGCTCAATCATTAGCTGCTGTACCGACCTTGAAATTTCCCTGGTGGCTGAAGGCATCGAGAAGCTCGAAGAGTGGTTCTGGCTTGAGTCTGCCGGAATACGCCGTTTTCAGGGCTTTTTGTTTGCCCGCCCACAGCTGAATGGCGTGTCTGATATTAATTGGCCGCATATGACGCGTTGA
- a CDS encoding ABC transporter ATP-binding protein: protein MSDILLELASVHVNFTARKNWLGRVTEQVHALNGLDLQLHRGETLGIVGESGCGKSTLAQLLMGMLKPSTGVCQRTDHAGDMQMVFQDPLSSLDPRLPVWRIITEPVWVQKRSGERERRQLAEDLALQVGIRPEYLDRLPHAFSGGQRQRIAIARALSSDPDVIVLDEPTSALDISVQAQILNLLIKLQQQRNLTYVLISHNVSVVRHMSDRVAVMYLGQIVELGSAAQVLGDPLHPYTRLLLDSVPKTGVPLDEALALRKTDLPGNRHLPEGCYFLDRCPMATQGCERPQPLQPSSEGRNVRCWRNAG from the coding sequence ATGTCTGACATTCTGCTGGAACTGGCCAGCGTGCACGTGAACTTTACCGCGCGTAAAAACTGGCTTGGACGCGTTACCGAGCAGGTTCACGCCCTTAACGGGCTGGATCTTCAGCTCCATCGGGGAGAAACGCTGGGCATTGTCGGAGAGTCCGGCTGCGGCAAAAGCACGTTAGCGCAGCTGCTGATGGGGATGCTCAAACCCAGTACCGGCGTTTGCCAGCGGACGGACCATGCTGGGGATATGCAAATGGTGTTTCAGGATCCGCTCTCGTCCCTCGATCCGCGTTTGCCGGTCTGGCGGATTATCACCGAGCCGGTGTGGGTGCAAAAACGCAGCGGCGAACGTGAACGTCGCCAGCTTGCTGAGGACCTGGCGCTGCAGGTAGGGATTCGTCCGGAGTACCTCGATCGGCTCCCCCATGCGTTTTCGGGCGGCCAGCGCCAGCGTATCGCCATCGCCCGTGCGCTCTCCTCCGATCCCGACGTCATCGTGCTGGATGAACCCACAAGCGCACTGGATATCTCCGTGCAGGCGCAGATCCTCAATCTGCTGATCAAGCTACAGCAGCAGCGCAATCTCACTTATGTGCTGATCTCGCATAACGTCTCGGTGGTCCGGCACATGAGCGACCGCGTGGCGGTGATGTATCTGGGGCAAATCGTTGAGCTGGGAAGCGCCGCGCAGGTTCTGGGGGATCCCCTGCACCCTTATACACGGCTGCTGCTGGACTCCGTCCCGAAAACCGGCGTGCCGCTGGATGAGGCGCTGGCGCTGCGTAAAACGGACCTTCCCGGTAACCGCCATCTGCCTGAAGGGTGTTATTTTCTCGACCGCTGCCCGATGGCAACGCAGGGATGTGAACGCCCTCAGCCGTTACAGCCCTCTAGTGAGGGCCGGAACGTGCGCTGCTGGCGAAATGCAGGTTAG